One window of candidate division KSB1 bacterium genomic DNA carries:
- a CDS encoding T9SS type A sorting domain-containing protein gives MTGNWRKARGLGARAKSWSWVRFVLWVLVLIALSIHDLQAQPNPDTLWTRVYEQYPVEVQAIADAPDGGWVVAGAAGFPSDAFAMKIDSQGNIVWANSWGDADLFESISGMVALRDGGYVLVGTVYGQPIDYDQQNYVVRLAEAGDTLWTRRFGGDDGDWSRDLIEMPNRDLLVVGDADISGADPGQRGFGIVRITSAGDIVWSRSFGTPLTDWASAVVQISEHDYAVCGTAGSRWEDGQSRFLMIRVSDEGDSLAAAFFGVRQFAVLSAARFVPPNQVALVGDVSDDGQDSDSYIVLAGTDGTPIWQRTLGGSGNDYATAVCREVSQTLAVLSTTGSFGAGYSDYWLLGMSLTGDSLWSRTYGGSGGSDHGRAIAGSSDAGYVCSGFRFGPGLDYNGAFIVRTGPDLTSAQQRTPSPNPLASITCYPNPFNAVAFVAFELDGPSPYRAQAVDLQGRVVWREQTGMPVRGRQMLRWDATRLASGSYFVQVLTPNGHLQTRITLTK, from the coding sequence ATGACAGGCAATTGGCGAAAAGCGCGCGGACTTGGAGCACGAGCGAAATCGTGGTCCTGGGTCCGCTTTGTGTTGTGGGTGCTGGTGTTGATCGCATTGTCGATTCATGACTTACAAGCCCAGCCGAACCCCGATACGCTGTGGACAAGGGTGTATGAGCAATACCCTGTGGAAGTCCAAGCAATCGCCGACGCACCAGATGGAGGTTGGGTCGTTGCCGGAGCAGCCGGCTTTCCATCTGACGCTTTCGCCATGAAAATCGACTCGCAGGGTAATATCGTCTGGGCCAATTCGTGGGGCGATGCGGACCTCTTTGAGTCGATTTCGGGAATGGTCGCACTGCGTGATGGAGGCTATGTGTTAGTCGGAACCGTCTATGGACAGCCAATAGACTACGATCAACAGAACTACGTGGTCCGCTTGGCGGAAGCAGGTGACACCCTGTGGACACGTCGCTTCGGCGGAGACGATGGCGATTGGTCGCGCGATCTCATTGAAATGCCCAACAGGGATTTGCTAGTCGTAGGCGACGCGGATATTAGCGGCGCTGATCCAGGACAGCGAGGGTTTGGCATCGTGCGCATAACGTCCGCCGGCGACATCGTCTGGAGTCGCTCGTTCGGCACCCCTTTGACGGATTGGGCATCCGCAGTCGTGCAGATTTCGGAGCATGATTACGCGGTATGTGGAACAGCGGGATCGAGGTGGGAAGATGGTCAATCGCGGTTCCTGATGATTCGCGTCTCCGATGAGGGCGACTCTTTGGCAGCCGCGTTCTTCGGTGTCCGTCAATTCGCTGTGTTGTCCGCCGCTCGTTTCGTACCGCCGAATCAGGTGGCCTTGGTCGGCGACGTGAGTGACGATGGGCAGGATTCGGATTCTTATATAGTGCTTGCAGGTACCGACGGCACTCCGATTTGGCAGCGGACCCTCGGTGGTTCTGGAAACGACTACGCTACGGCCGTCTGCAGGGAGGTCAGCCAGACCCTAGCAGTCCTTTCTACGACGGGATCCTTCGGCGCGGGTTACTCAGATTACTGGCTACTCGGGATGAGTCTGACCGGTGACAGCCTGTGGTCGCGGACCTACGGCGGCAGCGGGGGAAGCGACCACGGTCGAGCCATCGCGGGGAGCTCTGATGCTGGCTATGTCTGTTCGGGATTCCGGTTCGGGCCGGGTCTGGATTACAATGGTGCTTTTATCGTGAGAACCGGACCGGATCTTACATCGGCTCAGCAACGAACGCCTTCTCCCAATCCGTTGGCCAGTATCACATGTTACCCGAATCCGTTCAATGCGGTGGCATTCGTAGCGTTTGAGCTTGACGGACCTTCCCCCTACCGGGCACAGGCGGTTGACCTGCAAGGCCGTGTCGTGTGGCGGGAGCAGACGGGAATGCCGGTGAGAGGCCGACAAATGCTTCGATGGGATGCCACGCGGTTGGCCAGCGGGAGCTACTTTGTACAGGTCTTGACGCCAAACGGCCACTTGCAGACACGGATAACACTGACAAAATAG
- a CDS encoding T9SS type A sorting domain-containing protein has translation MSLGDTNVVYLYPSISEPNVLFAAVMPNPRVTPILRSDDYGENWRLVIPADSLAGPGCISEDPFNPGHFVCAGLGTFLASTDNGNTWNRRVTNLQILPYVGVVAVYSGIGPGVMILMADDVDWHYPLHRSVDGGYAFTPIPDEYPGFGPLNLYSFPSHPNDIWLGGTGRLSTDGGMTWAAPDDTLNEFWTIRSGQLPEMTYYSVLRRLQGPHVGEPFLAARSSDDTRWSLIRSVAGAGARLAAHPANQDELVMDDTTGLLLTLDGGETWSVFGEFEIDSLRTRDLAFSSDGRYLYRAMGRGPWPDRGGIWRKDLSETAQYPRRMRTSEDLSLYPNPTNGVATVWWPAADAGRRRLQLYDLVGRRIVDTELNATQHYLLPTFGLPSGSYIVVVKDGVRRASRRLSIIR, from the coding sequence GTGAGTCTGGGTGATACCAATGTGGTCTATCTGTACCCCAGCATATCTGAACCGAACGTGCTGTTTGCTGCCGTCATGCCGAATCCTCGGGTAACTCCGATTCTCAGGAGCGACGACTACGGGGAGAACTGGCGGCTCGTGATTCCTGCGGACTCCCTGGCAGGCCCCGGATGCATCTCAGAGGACCCGTTCAACCCCGGCCATTTTGTGTGCGCTGGGCTGGGGACGTTTCTCGCGAGCACGGACAACGGAAACACCTGGAACCGACGCGTGACGAATCTCCAAATCCTGCCGTACGTGGGTGTCGTCGCTGTGTACTCGGGGATCGGCCCCGGAGTCATGATTCTGATGGCGGATGATGTCGACTGGCACTACCCACTGCACCGAAGCGTGGACGGCGGTTATGCCTTCACTCCGATTCCCGACGAGTATCCCGGCTTTGGCCCGCTTAATTTGTATTCCTTCCCGTCACACCCTAACGACATCTGGCTAGGCGGCACGGGCCGACTCAGCACGGACGGGGGAATGACTTGGGCTGCGCCCGACGATACGCTGAACGAGTTCTGGACCATTCGCAGCGGACAGTTGCCGGAGATGACATACTACTCAGTATTGCGTCGGCTCCAAGGGCCTCACGTGGGCGAACCATTCTTGGCCGCTCGTTCATCCGACGACACTCGCTGGTCACTCATCCGGTCAGTTGCGGGGGCAGGGGCCAGACTGGCGGCGCATCCCGCCAACCAGGACGAGCTTGTGATGGACGACACGACCGGCCTGTTGCTCACACTTGACGGTGGCGAGACCTGGAGTGTTTTCGGTGAATTCGAAATCGATTCGCTGCGGACCCGCGACCTCGCCTTCAGTTCAGATGGCCGCTACCTCTATCGAGCCATGGGGAGAGGGCCGTGGCCGGATCGCGGCGGCATTTGGCGGAAGGATTTGTCCGAAACCGCTCAATATCCACGTCGTATGCGCACCAGTGAAGACCTGAGCCTGTATCCGAATCCCACGAACGGAGTTGCGACGGTTTGGTGGCCGGCCGCTGACGCTGGACGGAGGCGCCTGCAGCTCTATGATTTGGTCGGGCGGAGAATCGTGGACACCGAGTTGAACGCGACTCAGCATTATCTGCTGCCGACATTCGGCCTTCCATCCGGCAGTTACATAGTCGTCGTAAAGGACGGTGTTCGCCGCGCCTCGCGACGACTATCGATCATACGGTAA
- a CDS encoding T9SS type A sorting domain-containing protein, whose product MMAVALVGVLLVALSGHAQLDTIWTRSFSEYSIEISTSLVAMPDGGFVSTGYISDTAYAEWDGIIRKLDRFGTVQWSHVSNMQEENYLIGAALTGDGSVVAVGGYDVSPAPRIMILKFNSAGDTLWARSYGHLEFSVATHIMGTMDGGAIAFAQTVNSTDSHLDGYAIRLDLAGDTLWTRQFTRGRFTRIDIRAVVENGDGGYLLAGDVVDTRAMPILYQPYLINIDQNGDTLWTRIYSAPDTNFHVTAACGDGCGGYVISGTKNYVGAYLLRADHDGYMVSFDTLNHLDLFSSIYRLTSLNDGSVVISAMRDSHVPPFGTSARFIARLDRQARVIWSADYLVENWFNTYGGPMVLASDTGVATYGGYRDTLNSHHGGHYALFEGRELLYVDEAHRPPVPDAYYQVYPNPFNSTTTLRFFTPQGGPVAIDIFDLLGRRVGGLRSTASCPGFHEAFFDAAGLSTGTYWSIISGAGTSYRGKLVLLR is encoded by the coding sequence ATGATGGCAGTGGCACTCGTGGGAGTGCTGTTGGTCGCCCTGTCTGGCCACGCGCAGCTTGATACCATATGGACCCGCAGCTTCAGCGAGTACAGCATCGAGATTTCGACGTCCCTGGTCGCGATGCCGGACGGAGGGTTCGTCAGCACGGGCTACATCTCTGATACGGCGTATGCAGAGTGGGACGGGATCATCCGTAAATTGGACAGATTTGGGACGGTCCAATGGAGTCATGTTAGTAACATGCAGGAAGAGAACTATCTGATCGGTGCAGCGCTGACAGGTGACGGAAGCGTAGTGGCGGTGGGGGGCTACGATGTCAGTCCGGCACCGCGAATCATGATTCTCAAATTCAATTCCGCAGGCGACACGCTCTGGGCAAGATCCTATGGCCATCTGGAGTTCAGTGTCGCGACGCACATTATGGGGACGATGGACGGTGGTGCCATTGCATTCGCCCAAACGGTGAATTCAACCGACTCCCATCTCGACGGCTATGCGATTCGACTTGACTTGGCGGGTGACACGTTGTGGACGCGGCAGTTCACTCGTGGCCGCTTCACGCGTATTGACATAAGGGCTGTGGTCGAGAACGGCGACGGGGGATACTTGCTGGCGGGGGATGTAGTCGATACGCGTGCAATGCCGATCCTCTATCAACCATACCTGATTAACATCGACCAGAATGGTGACACCCTCTGGACCAGAATCTACTCGGCTCCCGACACGAACTTCCATGTCACAGCGGCTTGTGGCGATGGCTGTGGAGGTTATGTGATCAGCGGCACCAAGAACTACGTCGGTGCGTACCTTCTTCGTGCGGATCATGACGGATACATGGTCTCATTCGATACGCTGAATCATCTCGATCTATTCAGCAGTATATATAGGCTAACATCCCTGAACGATGGGTCGGTTGTGATATCGGCGATGCGTGACTCACATGTCCCTCCGTTTGGGACTAGTGCCCGCTTCATCGCGCGACTGGACCGACAAGCGCGTGTGATATGGTCCGCCGATTATTTGGTTGAGAACTGGTTTAACACCTATGGCGGTCCCATGGTGCTCGCATCAGACACTGGCGTGGCAACCTATGGTGGCTACCGTGACACCCTCAATAGCCACCACGGGGGCCACTATGCTTTGTTCGAGGGGCGCGAGCTATTATACGTCGATGAGGCCCACCGACCGCCGGTTCCCGACGCCTACTATCAAGTGTATCCCAATCCGTTCAACTCTACCACGACGCTCCGCTTCTTCACTCCACAGGGTGGACCAGTAGCCATCGACATTTTTGATCTCCTCGGACGGCGAGTCGGCGGCCTCAGGAGTACCGCGTCCTGTCCGGGATTTCATGAGGCTTTCTTTGATGCGGCAGGCCTGAGCACGGGGACTTACTGGTCCATCATCTCGGGTGCCGGGACCTCCTATCGGGGAAAGCTGGTGCTGCTGCGGTAA